From the Helicobacter mustelae genome, the window GGGGGATTTTTCCCTACCAGGGAGTGCAGAGATCAAAAAAGCAAAGATTATTACAGAGGCAGTGTTTGCTGTGCGAGATAAGATTAACACCTGCCCTGCAGACGCGACTCCAGAAGATCTGGCCAAATGGGCTAGGGAAGTGGCAAATGCGCATAGACTTGAATGCGTGATTTTGGATGAAAAAGATTTGGAAAAAGAAAAAATGGGTGCATTTTTGGCTGTGAATCGCGCTTCCATACATCCCCCCCGTCTCATCCATCTTTCCTACAAACATAAAAATCCTAAGGCAAAAATCGTGATTGTGGGCAAAGGTTTGACCTATGATTGCGGAGGACTGTCTTTGAAACCCTCAGATTTCATGGTGACCATGAAGGCGGATAAAAGTGGCGGATGCGCGGCGATTGGGATCATGCAGGTGGTGGCCAGCCTTGAGTTGGAAGTGGAATTGCACACAATCGTGGGTGCCACAGAAAATATGATCGGGGGTGATGCTTATAAGCCTGATGATGTTTTGCGTTCCCGCGAGGGTAAAAGCATTGAAGTTCGCAACACTGATGCTGAGGGGCGCTTGGTGTTGGCAGATTGCTTGAGCTATGCGCAGGATTTGAAGCCAGATTTTTTGCTAGATTTTGCGACCTTGACGGGCGCTTGTGTTTTAGGTTTGGGGGAATATACAAGCGGAATCATGGGATACAATGAAGCGCTCAAGGCACGCTTTGAAGAACAGGCGCTTAAGAGCGGGGAACTCATGGCGCGACTGCCCTTCAATCGGCATCTAGAAAAACTCATTGAATCCAAAGTAGCAGATATTTGCAACATCTCTTCCTCCCGCTATGGTGGCGCGATTACTGCTGGTCTCTTCCTTGGGGCATTCATCCGCGAGGAATACAAAGATAAGTGGCTGCATATTGATATCGCCGGGCCTGCTTATGTCGAAAAAGACTGGGACATCAATCCCCATGGGGGTAGCGGGGCTGGTGTGCGCGCATGTGTGGAATTTCTTTGTGACATTATTAAAAAGGCTTAAGAATGGGATTATCAATTGGAATCGTGGGGCTGCCAAATGTGGGGAAGTCTAGCACCTTTAATGCATTGACAAAGACGCAAAATGCACAATCTGCTAACTATCCCTTTTGCACGATCGAGCCCAACAAAGCTATCGTGGAGGTGCCAGATTCTCGGTTGAAAAATCTTGCTAAGATTATAAATCCAGAGAGGGTGCTGCATTCTATGGTGGAATTTGTGGACATCGCGGGGCTTGTGAGGGGGGCTAATAAGGGCGAGGGTCTGGGTAATCAGTTTTTGGCAAATATCAAAGAAACTGACGTGATTTTGCATTTGGTGCGCTGCTTTGAGGATGAGAATATCACCCATGTGGAGGGGAGCGTCGACCCTCTGCGCGATATTGAGGTCATTGATTTGGAATTGATTTTAGCAGATCTTGCAAGCTTGCAAAAGCGTATTGAAAAACTCACAAGACAGGCCAAAGCAGATAAGGATGCAAAATCCATGCTCGATTTGAGTTTGGAGCTTTGCAAGCATTTAGAAGAGGGAAATCCCGCTAGAACTTTCGCACAAAAAGATCATCAGGATTTTCTTATGCTCAATAGAGAACTGCGATTTTTGAGCAACAAAGAGGTGATTTTTGGGGCAAATGTCGCTGAGGAAGATTTGAGTCAAGACAATATGCATGTGAAAAATCTTAGACAATACGCTCAGAAACATGGTTGTGAGATGATTAAGCTTTGTGCCAAACTTGAAGAAGACATGGTGGGCATGGAGGATGAGGAAAAAAGTGAATTTTTAGAGAGTTTAGGAAGCAAGGAAAGCGGGCTAGAGCAAATCATTCGCACGGGATTTTATAAACTTGGTTTGATTAGCTACTTCACTGCAGGTATCAAAGAGGTGCGCTCCTGGACTATTAGGCGCGGAGATAGCGCGCCAGTGGCTGCTGGTGTGATTCACAAAGATTTTGAAAAAGGCTTCATTCGTGCAGAAACCATTAGCTATGAAGATTTTGTAAAATATGGTGGTGAAGCAAAATGCAAGGAGGCTGGTGTGCTGCGTGTAGAGGGAAGGGACTACATCGTGCAAGATGGCGATGTCATGCATTTTCGCTTCAATGTTTGATTGTGTTTTAGCGTTTTTTCATCTCGCCTGGATAAAGATTCATCGATTCACTCGCGTTAAAATCATAGCCACGACTTTAATCTAGTCAAATTCATTTAGGCCTTGTGCTAGAAGCATCGCTTGTAAAATCTTCGCATTCTTGATGCAAAGTTTTTAAAGATTCTCCAAAATCACTTCTTTCACATCTTTGGGCGTGATTTCATGGATATTTAGTGTACTTTGTTGCAAAAAGTTAGAAAAAATGGCATAGGCATTAGGATTTTTTCGGATGATAGGATGGTAAATTCCATAGTATTCCCCCCCTAGACCTTTGGGATAGGGGGTAAATCTATGGAAGTGATTGCCATTGTACACGACAAATATCTTGTCGTGTCCAATGGCCTTAGCAATGTGGACACAAGATGTTTCATTGCTAAGCAAGTGATTGCCATTGTACACGATTTTGGCAACTTCACAGAGTGAAGTTGCTCCACAAAGATTATAGGCTTTGGAATGTTGTAAATTGTGAGTGATAAAATCTGCATTGGCTTTATCTTCCATTCCTCCACAAACTACAATATTGAATCCTTGTTTTGATAAAAATTCTGCAATTTCCAAGAAAGATTCCTTACTCCATTTGCGATACGTTGTCGATGCACCGATGAAAAGAACAGCATAGGGAGTTTGTATGTTGAATTTTTCCAACACATCTTGAGGATTTTTGAGCTGCATTTCCAGCATGGTATCAAGTTTTTTTTCCAAAAGATTTTCAAAAAATTCCAAGTTTCTAAAAAATTCAAATAGGATCTTTGGATTTGAAGGTAGGATTTTCGTGTAATAAGAATTGAAATAACTTTCCAATCTTGAAGAAAGATTGGAAACATCTCCTTCACAGGTAATTTTTTGTGTAGCAATTGCAAACCGTGCGATTTGTTCGCTAACAAGATCCCGACTAAAAAGTGGATTGATAAGCAAGGCATAACTTTTTTGGCGGATTTTTTTCAAAAAAGTGAAATGATAGAAGGGGTTATTTAGAAAAGCTTTTCTTTGTAAGGGGATAAAGGTATCAATATATGGCATATCAAAGCTTTCTATCAAGTCTTTATTTGCAATATTTGCCACAAGAGTGATCTTGCCATAGTGCTCATAAAGGGGTTTGAGAAAATTTCGAAATAGCACATAATCCCCGATAGCATCTGTCCTGATGACCAAAATTCCCTGTGGACGTGTTGGAGTTTTGCGGAAAAATAGGATAAGCAATCGATCCAAAAATTCCAAGCTTATAAAACGCAAACTTTTCATAAGAAATTTGATCAGGGATTGTGAAGGAGGGTCATAAAAAAGAATTTTGTGCTTTTTACAGAGAATTTTTTCTTGTTGATTTGGCAAAAAGACAAAATCAGAATGCAAGAGAGTTGCTTGTCTGCTATCTAAGATATAGGGAATATTTTGCATAGCAAAATAAGAGATAAAAGATTTTTTTGTGCCAATAAATTTTAGTGGAGTGTCGCCAAGTTTTTGCAATAAATTTTGCAGGGCTTTTTTATTTGTCTTTGCACCAAGATAAATTTGCATTAAGAAGCCTTGAGAAAATTACTAGGATAGAGGTTTTTCTTTTTGGCTCTGTTATGTTGTGGAGTTTTGTGCTGGGGTCTTTGGCGGGGCTTATCGACCCTGAAGTGCCAAGTATCAAGGATTTTAAGACACTGGGCTCTAGGATATTGGATCTGCGGGTTTGAACAACGCACAAGTACTATCATCTCGCCCCCCCCCCATTATTTTTGTATACATCAAAAGATATTCTTTGGCAACCCTTGGTGCAGCAAATCTCTCCACGCTTTTTCTGGCATTTTGGCTTAAATCCTTTCGGCCTTGCACAAATAAAATCCCATTTTTGAGATCAGAAACATCTTTGGCAAGATAGCCATTATATTTGTGAGTGATCATATCTCCATTTCCTCCGATGGCAAAGGCTACCACAGGTGTTCCGCAGGCAAGAGACTCCATGATGGTGTTGCTGAGATTTTCTTCAAGGCTTGAGGTGATGTAGAGATCGAGGCAATTATAGAGTAGGGTGAGGCTCACATCATCAAAAAGATGGCCTAAGAAATGCGTTTGCAAGCCAGGGATGGCCTTCCCGCTGCTTGCACCAAAAACTACTAGTAAATAGCGCTCTTTATTTTCCAAGAGAGAAAGAGCGGCAATTAGCTCTTGATATCCCTTTCTTGGGACGCTGGTGGCCTCTTTTGCACCAAAGCCAATGAGGATTTTTTCTTGAGAAAATCCAAAAATCTCCCGCGCGGTTTTTTTTGCAATGGGATGAAAGATTTTTGTGTCAATGGGATTGGGTAAATTGATAATGGGGGCATTTTTCAGCAGGGCGGAATGTTTTGCCTGCGCGGCAATCCAGGTAGAAAGCCCATTGATTGTGAGATTGAGCTTTGGGTAGATTTTTTGCTTTTGTTTGAAGGTTTTGTAACTGAGATCCCTTTTGGAATCTGAGCCAAGTTTTGGGCAAGATTGACACTGCGTCTGAAAATTTTTGCATCCCATTGTATAGTGGCAGCCCCCAGTGTAGGGATTTTCATCATGCAGACTCCATAGAATTGGCTTTTTTAGAGCTAAAAGATCTTTGAGATGGAGAAATCCTGCATTGATCCAGTGCAGATGGATGATATCAGGATTTAGGGCTTTGATTTTTTTTATCAAAGAGGGATTGCGCAATGCAAAATGCGAGGAAAATACATCTTTTTGGCGATTTTTATAAAAAAAACTAGGAAGCTGTGCATAGCCTTTGCGAACAAAGGATGTTAGCATTTGGAATTTGCTAGAATCCACATTTTGCACGCTAGAAAGGTCAGAAGTCTTATGTAAAGTAAAGATATAAGAGTGAATGTTTTGTTCTAACAAGGCTTTATGAAGCCGCAGGGTAGCCCTTCCCGCGCCCCCACTATCCTGCGTGGTGAGGTGAAGAATCTTCATAAATCATCCCTTTTTGTTTTTCCTAATTTTTCTGGTGTTTTTCATGCTTTCCCATGCCTGCTGTTGTATGGGGAATTATAACGGATTTTCTTAGCAATCGCATATGCCACACAGATCTATGGAGGCGTAGTCATCGCGCATCTGTGCAAATTATCATTATGTTTTTGTGCTAAATCTTTGTGGAATTTAAGTCATAGAGGGTTCTTTGAGTTTGACGCAGAGTTCTGGGTAATGTTTGATGACATTGTTAAACTGGATTTGCCCCTTTCCCAATGTTCCATTTTGTTCGCTGAGAGTGGGGGTTTCGTGG encodes:
- a CDS encoding leucyl aminopeptidase, yielding MNILLKDEKFGKNKAEARVVFVVNKELKHPWNPEKKFKEFHYKGEGNFFDQESKTLYLGIPKLDSDSLREGGYNAVRFFENYGFESLEVGAYGNQENMYALVLGMLFGVYRFDAYKSNKKQNPIKEVFIANEGYEGDFSLPGSAEIKKAKIITEAVFAVRDKINTCPADATPEDLAKWAREVANAHRLECVILDEKDLEKEKMGAFLAVNRASIHPPRLIHLSYKHKNPKAKIVIVGKGLTYDCGGLSLKPSDFMVTMKADKSGGCAAIGIMQVVASLELEVELHTIVGATENMIGGDAYKPDDVLRSREGKSIEVRNTDAEGRLVLADCLSYAQDLKPDFLLDFATLTGACVLGLGEYTSGIMGYNEALKARFEEQALKSGELMARLPFNRHLEKLIESKVADICNISSSRYGGAITAGLFLGAFIREEYKDKWLHIDIAGPAYVEKDWDINPHGGSGAGVRACVEFLCDIIKKA
- the ychF gene encoding redox-regulated ATPase YchF, yielding MGLSIGIVGLPNVGKSSTFNALTKTQNAQSANYPFCTIEPNKAIVEVPDSRLKNLAKIINPERVLHSMVEFVDIAGLVRGANKGEGLGNQFLANIKETDVILHLVRCFEDENITHVEGSVDPLRDIEVIDLELILADLASLQKRIEKLTRQAKADKDAKSMLDLSLELCKHLEEGNPARTFAQKDHQDFLMLNRELRFLSNKEVIFGANVAEEDLSQDNMHVKNLRQYAQKHGCEMIKLCAKLEEDMVGMEDEEKSEFLESLGSKESGLEQIIRTGFYKLGLISYFTAGIKEVRSWTIRRGDSAPVAAGVIHKDFEKGFIRAETISYEDFVKYGGEAKCKEAGVLRVEGRDYIVQDGDVMHFRFNV
- a CDS encoding glycosyltransferase family 9 protein, with translation MQIYLGAKTNKKALQNLLQKLGDTPLKFIGTKKSFISYFAMQNIPYILDSRQATLLHSDFVFLPNQQEKILCKKHKILFYDPPSQSLIKFLMKSLRFISLEFLDRLLILFFRKTPTRPQGILVIRTDAIGDYVLFRNFLKPLYEHYGKITLVANIANKDLIESFDMPYIDTFIPLQRKAFLNNPFYHFTFLKKIRQKSYALLINPLFSRDLVSEQIARFAIATQKITCEGDVSNLSSRLESYFNSYYTKILPSNPKILFEFFRNLEFFENLLEKKLDTMLEMQLKNPQDVLEKFNIQTPYAVLFIGASTTYRKWSKESFLEIAEFLSKQGFNIVVCGGMEDKANADFITHNLQHSKAYNLCGATSLCEVAKIVYNGNHLLSNETSCVHIAKAIGHDKIFVVYNGNHFHRFTPYPKGLGGEYYGIYHPIIRKNPNAYAIFSNFLQQSTLNIHEITPKDVKEVILENL
- a CDS encoding glycosyltransferase family 4 protein codes for the protein MKILHLTTQDSGGAGRATLRLHKALLEQNIHSYIFTLHKTSDLSSVQNVDSSKFQMLTSFVRKGYAQLPSFFYKNRQKDVFSSHFALRNPSLIKKIKALNPDIIHLHWINAGFLHLKDLLALKKPILWSLHDENPYTGGCHYTMGCKNFQTQCQSCPKLGSDSKRDLSYKTFKQKQKIYPKLNLTINGLSTWIAAQAKHSALLKNAPIINLPNPIDTKIFHPIAKKTAREIFGFSQEKILIGFGAKEATSVPRKGYQELIAALSLLENKERYLLVVFGASSGKAIPGLQTHFLGHLFDDVSLTLLYNCLDLYITSSLEENLSNTIMESLACGTPVVAFAIGGNGDMITHKYNGYLAKDVSDLKNGILFVQGRKDLSQNARKSVERFAAPRVAKEYLLMYTKIMGGGRDDSTCALFKPADPIS